The Prinia subflava isolate CZ2003 ecotype Zambia chromosome 2, Cam_Psub_1.2, whole genome shotgun sequence genomic sequence CCCTCGCTCAGAGAAggggccgcggccggggcgGCCCTCCCGCACCCGCGGCGCTGGCCCGGCCAACAAAGGGGGCGCTGGGGCCGAGGGAGGGGCcgcggctgggccgggccgCCAGGGGCGGGGaagagggggaggagaaggggagggcGGACGGCGGCGGCTCGCACGGAAAGTTGTGGGTCCGCCAGCGCAGCGCCGCGGGACTCTGCCGGGGGACGGGGTGCGGGGAGGAGCCGGGCTGCgccgggggcagcgcggccgcctcccgccgccgtGCCCGAGGGTGAGTGCCGGCCGAGGGAGCTCCGGGAGCGGGGCAGCTCCGCGGGGAGGAGGCGGCACCGGGAGGGGCCCGGCGCGGAAAGTTTGTTCCCGGCTCCGGCAACATCGCGGGGCGGAGGGCAGCGCCCGCGGCGGGCGCACCTGCGGGCGGGACGGAGCGGCCGCGGGGAGCCGGGGCGAGGAGCGGCTCTGCCGTAGGGGTGCCCGAGGCCGTCTGGTGCGGCCGCGTACCCCGCGGGGAGGAGGTGCCGGCACGCCCGGCCGGCTGCCGGGTCGAAATCCCCGCCGGGGGagcgggggcggcggccgcTCTGCCGgggcggccgggcgggggcggccgtgcccggggccTGCCCCGCGGGGCTCCGCTTCCCCCGCCCGGGACACGGGACACGGGCTGCGTGGCGGCCCCACACGTGGCCGTGACGCCCGGGCCGGCTGGCAGCGCCCCTGCCCGTGCCCCTGTGCCGTGGCACACGCCCCAGCGCGGCGGAGCGGAGCCCCCTCGCCGTGCCGCCCTCGCTGCGGGGCGGTCCCGCTCGCTGCCCGCCGGGGCACGGGTGGTGGCCGCGGTGTCGCGGCAGGGGCCGTGTCCTGCCCCTCCGGGGGCACGGCTGGGCACGGGGCGCCCTGTGCCCAAGGGTGAGTGAAGCTTGGCTGTGGCGGCTGAGGATTGAGCCgtgctgctgcaccttcaggaCCCTCCCGCTTTTTAAATGCCACCATGAGGTGTCCCGTGGCAGGGGCACAGCGAGCGGCCGGTGGGCTGCCCGCGGCTGCGTGGGCGTGCCCGGCAAGCCTCGGTCCCTCCATGGCACCCGGGGTCACGGCTGGCGCAGCCCCTGGAGTTACCGCGCCTTTCTGAAAGCTCCTGGTGCTCTGCTGTAGGTGCTGAGCCGTGGCCCTCCATGGGAGCCCTCTCCCGACGGATTTAGGCTCCGCCCGTGGCACACCGCAGCCCACGAGCATGGCCCGCGTCTCCGAGGCGGAGGAAGGACCTGGCGGGGGACACAGCGAGTTCAGCGACATCATCAAGTCCAGATCAGGTAAACTGTCGAGGAGGACggtgttttcctcttttctcctctaGTCATAACTTCTGATATAAGctcatatttttaaacagcacCTTTGTCCAGCTGTTTTTTGGGCATGTGTTGGTCGTACAGCGAATGACTGAGGCTGTTCATGCAACTCCCCTACTGTTACTAGGTAATAGTAATTGTAGGTgttagggttgggtttttttgtttgtttgtttttttggttttttttttgtcagtggtAGTCAAGTCTGTTTATTTGGGATCCACTTCTGGCATCATAATTAGCTCTACTTTTGCAAATTGCCACGTGCTCAAAGCGCTCTTATGC encodes the following:
- the LOC134547619 gene encoding basic proline-rich protein-like; protein product: MLVGCGVPRAEPKSVGRGLPWRATAQHLQQSTRSFQKGAVTPGAAPAVTPGAMEGPRLAGHAHAAAGSPPAARCAPATGHLMVAFKKREGPEGRPVPSRAPGGAGHGPCRDTAATTRAPAGSERDRPAARAARRGGSAPPRWGVCHGTGARAGALPAGPGVTATCGAATQPVSRVPGGGSGAPRGRPRARPPPPGRPGRAAAAPAPPAGISTRQPAGRAGTSSPRGTRPHQTASGTPTAEPLLAPAPRGRSVPPAGAPAAGAALRPAMLPEPGTNFPRRAPPGAASSPRSCPAPGAPSAGTHPRARRREAAALPPAQPGSSPHPVPRQSPAALRWRTHNFPCEPPPSALPFSSPSSPPLAARPSRGPSLGPSAPFVGRASAAAQALARLRAQPAGGTIPPEVGIALPAPSRVGQGHLGRLDTSGHSIPQRMRNYTGFHVVKSTPTGRHAAFEGLGAGKRENKPTQKTPPNLNGKQESNKVTIRGRQSYRCLLPLPEAPPPRL